In Leucoraja erinacea ecotype New England chromosome 28, Leri_hhj_1, whole genome shotgun sequence, the following are encoded in one genomic region:
- the LOC129710490 gene encoding guanine nucleotide-binding protein G(I)/G(S)/G(T) subunit beta-3-like: MAEMEQLKQEMESLKQQIAEARKAVCDSSLPQVSAGVDAVSRIQMRTRRTLRGHLAKIYAMHWGTDSRLLVSASQDGKLIVWDSYSTNKMHAIPLRSSWVMTCCYAPSGNCVACGGLDNMCSIYNLKSREGNVKVNRELAGHNGYLSCCRFLNDNEIITSSGDTTCILWDIETGKEKTAFLGHSGDVMSLAVSPDFSLFVSGACDASAKLWDIRDGRCRQTFLGHESDINAICFFPSGQAVCTGSDDASCRIFDLRADQEVAVYASEGVLCGITSVAFSRSGRLLLAGYDDFNCNVWDTLKAERCGVLSGHDNRVSCLGVPENGMAVATGSWDSFLKIWN; encoded by the exons ATGGCCGAGATGGAGCAGTTGAAGCAGGAGATGGAGTCACTCAAGCAACAGATCGCG GAGGCGAGGAAAGCGGTGTGTGACAGCAGCCTGCCGCAG gtGAGCGCCGGTGTGGACGCCGTGAGTCGGATTCAGATGCGGACTCGGCGCACCCTGCGCGGGCACTTGGCCAAAATCTACGCCATGCACTGGGGGACGGATTCGCG ACTTCTGGTCAGCGCCTCGCAAGATGGGAAACTGATTGTCTGGGACAGTTACTCCACCAACAAG ATGCACGCCATCCCACTGCGGTCCTCCTGGGTGATGACCTGTTGCTACGCTCCGTCTGGTAACTGTGTGGCCTGCGGCGGTTTGGACAACATGTGTTCCATTTACAACCTGAAGTCCCGCGAGGGCAACGTGAAGGTGAATCGGGAACTGGCGGGACACAACG GTTACCTTTCCTGTTGCCGCTTTCTGAACGACAACGAGATCATCACCAGCTCCGGGGACACCACCTG CATTCTCTGGGACATCGAGACGGGCAAGGAAAAGACCGCCTTCCTTGGCCACAGCGGCGACGTGATGAGTCTGGCGGTGTCGCCGGACTTCTCGCTTTTCGTGTCAGGAGCGTGCGACGCTTCGGCCAAGCTGTGGGACATCCGGGACGGCCGGTGTCGTCAAACCTTCCTGGGTCATGAGTCCGACATCAATGCCATTTGC TTCTTCCCCAGCGGGCAGGCGGTCTGCACGGGGTCGGACGACGCCAGCTGCCGCATTTTCGACCTGCGCGCCGACCAAGAGGTGGCGGTTTACGCCAGCGAGGGCGTGTTGTGTGGGATCACGTCGGTCGCCTTCTCACGCAGCGGTCGCCTGCTGCTGGCCGGCTACGACGACTTCAACTGTAACGTTTGGGACACGCTCAAGGCCGAGCGTTGTG GAGTTCTGTCGGGACACGACAACCGCGTCAGCTGCCTGGGCGTTCCCGAGAACGGGATGGCAGTGGCCACGGGTTCCTGGGACAGCTTTCTGAAAATTTGGAACTGA